Proteins encoded together in one Chitinivibrionales bacterium window:
- the rpsG gene encoding 30S ribosomal protein S7 produces the protein MARRRRAQKRKIVGDPKFGSILVTRFVNSIMTRGKKRLAERIFYDALDIVGEKTNQDSLSVFTKAVDNVKPVLEVKSRRVGGANYQVPIEVSTDRRLSLAIRWLITYSKARSEKDMSEKLAGELLQAYRNEGGAIRKKVDTHKMAEANRAFAHFRW, from the coding sequence ATGGCACGTAGAAGAAGAGCTCAAAAACGAAAGATAGTCGGAGATCCGAAGTTCGGCAGTATACTGGTGACACGCTTTGTCAATAGTATCATGACTCGCGGTAAAAAACGCTTGGCCGAGAGAATCTTTTATGACGCACTCGATATTGTCGGCGAAAAAACCAATCAGGATTCTCTGAGTGTGTTTACCAAAGCTGTTGATAATGTCAAACCGGTTCTTGAAGTTAAATCTCGCCGGGTGGGTGGCGCCAACTATCAGGTACCGATTGAAGTTTCAACCGACCGTCGTTTGTCGCTGGCGATCCGCTGGCTGATTACCTATTCGAAAGCTCGTTCCGAAAAGGATATGTCGGAAAAGCTGGCAGGCGAGCTGTTGCAGGCGTACCGTAATGAAGGCGGTGCGATTCGTAAGAAAGTCGATACGCACAAGATGGCGGAAGCAAACAGAGCGTTTGCGCACTTCCGCTGGTAA
- a CDS encoding 30S ribosomal protein S12 — translation MPTINQLIRKGRKAQIKRNISRALQECPQRRGVCTRVFTTTPKKPNSALRKVARVRLTNHMEVNAYIPGEGHNLQEHSIVLIRGGRVKDVPGVRYHVIRGALDTQGVEDRRGGRSKYGAKRPKKA, via the coding sequence TTGCCGACGATCAACCAGTTAATCCGAAAAGGGAGAAAAGCACAGATTAAACGTAACATATCTCGTGCTTTACAGGAATGCCCGCAACGTCGTGGAGTATGTACGAGGGTTTTCACGACAACTCCCAAAAAGCCGAACTCGGCTTTGAGGAAAGTTGCTCGTGTTCGTTTGACTAACCATATGGAAGTCAACGCATATATCCCCGGAGAAGGGCATAATTTGCAGGAGCATTCGATTGTTCTTATCCGCGGTGGTCGTGTAAAAGACGTTCCCGGTGTCCGATACCATGTTATTCGGGGCGCCCTTGATACGCAGGGTGTTGAAGACCGTCGGGGTGGTCGTTCAAAATACGGGGCAAAACGTCCCAAAAAGGCTTAA